DNA from Krasilnikovia cinnamomea:
CCAGGACGCCGTCGCGTTCCGGGCGTTCTTCCACGCGCTGCTGGCCCGCGGGGTCTACCTGCCGCCGAGCGCGTTCGAGTCGTGGTTCGTCTCCACCGCGCTGGACGACGAGGCGCTGGAGCAGATCGCCACGGCGCTGCCGCCCGCGGCCCAGGCGGCCGCGGCAGCGGGAGGCGGGGCATGAGCGAGCGAAGCGGGGGCCACGAGTCCATGCCGGGCGAGCACAGCTTGACCGAGACCCGGACGACCGTGCACGTCGTGCGGCACGGCGAGGTGTACAACCCCGCCAAGATCCTGTACGGCCGCCTGCCCGACTTCCACCTCTCGGAACTCGGCCGCCAGATGGCCAAGGCCGACGCCGAGGCGCTGGCCGACCGCGACGTCACGCACGTCGTGGCGAGCCCGCTGGAGCGCGCCCAGGAGACCGCCGAGCCGATCGCGGCCCAGTACGGCCTGGAGATCGCCAAGGACACCCGGCTCATCGAGAGCAGCAACTTCTTCGAGGGCAAGCAGGTCTCCGTGGGCGACGGCGCGCTGCGCGACCCGCGCAACTGGTGGGTCCTGCGCAACCCGGTCACCCCGTCCTGGGGTGAGGCGTACATCGTCATCGCCCAGCGCATGTTCGCGGCGTTGCAGGCCGCCCGGGTCGCGGCCGAGGGCCACGAGGCCGTCTGCGTCTCGCACCAGCTGCCGATCTGGACCCTGCGCCGGTACGTGGAGGACAAGCGCCTCTGGCACGACCCGCGCCGCCGCCAGTGCGGGCTGGCCAGCATCACGTCGTTCCGGTTCGAGGGCGCCAAGGTGGTCGGCATCGACTACCGCGAGCCCGCCGCCCACCTGGTCGCGATGTCCCCGGGCGCCCGGAACGCCAAGGGCGCCTGACGTGCGCCAGTTCGCGGGCCTCCTGGCCGTCGCCGCCCTCGCCGCGGTGGCGCTGACCGGCTGTGGCGAGCAGAGCTGGGAAAAGAAGTGCACGACCAGCCCGCAGGGCGTCATCGAGTGCACCGCCGAGCAGCGGCCCGCCGCCCGCGAGGTGACCGGCGAGCTGCTCGACGGCGGCAAATACGACGTCTCCCAGGACCGGGGCAAGGTCGTGGTGGTCAACTTCTGGGGATCGTGGTGCAGCCCGTGCCGGGCCGAGGCCGACGACCTGGAGCAGACGTACACGGCGACGAAGGACAAGGGCGTCAGCTTCATCGGGGTGAACTCGCGGGACGGCCGCGACGCGGCGCTGGCCTTCGAGCGCGGCCGGGTGAGCTACCCCAGCGTCTACGATCCCGACGGCAAGGTCGCGCTGAACTTCGACGTCACCCAGGTCAGCACCCCGTCGACCCTGATCCTGGACCGCCAGGGCCGG
Protein-coding regions in this window:
- a CDS encoding histidine phosphatase family protein — protein: MPGEHSLTETRTTVHVVRHGEVYNPAKILYGRLPDFHLSELGRQMAKADAEALADRDVTHVVASPLERAQETAEPIAAQYGLEIAKDTRLIESSNFFEGKQVSVGDGALRDPRNWWVLRNPVTPSWGEAYIVIAQRMFAALQAARVAAEGHEAVCVSHQLPIWTLRRYVEDKRLWHDPRRRQCGLASITSFRFEGAKVVGIDYREPAAHLVAMSPGARNAKGA
- a CDS encoding TlpA family protein disulfide reductase, translating into MRQFAGLLAVAALAAVALTGCGEQSWEKKCTTSPQGVIECTAEQRPAAREVTGELLDGGKYDVSQDRGKVVVVNFWGSWCSPCRAEADDLEQTYTATKDKGVSFIGVNSRDGRDAALAFERGRVSYPSVYDPDGKVALNFDVTQVSTPSTLILDRQGRIAVALRRATTVAELRPLVERVAAEGTG